One Weissella coleopterorum DNA segment encodes these proteins:
- a CDS encoding threonine/serine ThrE exporter family protein, with product MDNTQGEQKIRDRMAVMADAASLLLLGGAESFRIEETIEYIGSAIDLPVTCIVTLTSVSISANQIIATKVIKTRLSGFNLQTVDDVNNFSRRLTSHDMNFDEFKIEIQKLKKAVISFKTWEKVMAAGMVSLTPLLVNIASPSAYLAMFLVGAIAYFCFNQINKLSLNTYFSEFIGGLMIGLLAGMMADVFPKLGMHNIIFGAIMPLVPGLAITNALREIVDGQIISGIVRSIDAVFALVALSLGAAAGNFIIKFALGG from the coding sequence CGATCGAATGGCCGTGATGGCTGATGCGGCATCATTATTATTATTAGGTGGGGCCGAATCATTTCGAATTGAAGAAACGATAGAATATATTGGATCCGCGATTGACCTGCCGGTAACATGCATTGTAACTTTGACGTCTGTTTCAATTTCAGCCAATCAAATTATTGCCACAAAGGTCATTAAAACACGTTTATCTGGTTTTAATCTTCAAACTGTTGACGATGTTAATAATTTTTCGCGACGCTTAACTAGTCATGATATGAATTTTGATGAGTTTAAAATAGAGATTCAGAAGTTAAAAAAAGCAGTAATTTCATTTAAAACATGGGAAAAAGTCATGGCGGCCGGAATGGTTTCACTGACACCATTATTGGTAAATATAGCTAGTCCTAGCGCTTATTTGGCAATGTTCTTGGTGGGAGCCATTGCCTATTTTTGTTTTAATCAAATTAATAAACTTAGTTTAAATACATATTTTAGTGAATTTATTGGTGGTTTAATGATTGGCTTGTTAGCTGGAATGATGGCCGATGTTTTCCCAAAATTGGGGATGCATAATATTATTTTTGGTGCGATTATGCCCCTCGTTCCCGGACTAGCGATCACCAATGCCTTACGTGAAATTGTGGATGGTCAAATTATCTCTGGCATTGTCCGTTCAATTGATGCTGTATTTGCTTTAGTAGCTTTGTCTCTGGGGGCTGCGGCCGGAAATTTCATAATTAAGTTTGCATTGGGAGGATAA
- a CDS encoding threonine/serine exporter family protein translates to MNYISFGLAFLSSYFYGVIANVPRRALLPSGVTGAVSWGAYLLVVQSIDNLFLANIMAAFLIGVIGLLFAKKYKVPSLMIYVGALIPLVPGGMAFETITSFTKGNINAGITEVFNTVVIAIGLVCGFSIASLGLTLRKKKSLFGHKK, encoded by the coding sequence ATGAATTATATTTCATTTGGATTGGCCTTTTTATCAAGTTATTTTTATGGGGTGATTGCCAATGTCCCACGGCGTGCACTACTACCTTCAGGCGTTACCGGGGCGGTTTCATGGGGCGCGTATCTTTTGGTTGTTCAAAGCATCGATAATTTATTTTTAGCAAATATTATGGCTGCTTTTTTGATCGGAGTGATTGGATTACTTTTTGCTAAAAAATATAAAGTACCTTCGTTAATGATTTACGTAGGTGCACTAATTCCCTTGGTGCCTGGGGGCATGGCATTTGAAACAATTACTAGCTTTACAAAGGGGAATATTAATGCAGGAATCACCGAGGTTTTTAATACGGTAGTGATTGCTATTGGGTTAGTTTGTGGTTTTTCGATTGCCTCACTTGGTTTAACCTTGCGCAAAAAGAAAAGTTTGTTTGGACATAAAAAGTAA